One stretch of Cohnella algarum DNA includes these proteins:
- the cysS gene encoding cysteine--tRNA ligase, producing MSLTIYNSLTREKEKFEPLHPGQVNMYVCGPTVYDYIHLGNARPVIFFDVVRRFLESIGYNVNYIVNFTDVDDKMIRKAQELGVSVPELAERFIAGYHEDREALGVRPATLNPRVTDNMEEIVAFIGELVEKGYAYESGGDVYYRTSKFPDYGKLSHKRLEDLQYGIRVEVDARKENPQDFVLWKGAKPGEIKWPSPWGEGRPGWHIECSAMARKFAGDTLDIHGGGHDLQFPHHECEIAQSEALTERPLARYWMHNGFVNINNEKMSKSLGNGINAREMVKRTTPQAVRYVVLTTHYRSPLNFSEETIRQAENSVGRLATSRDNVKIRLSGEEKSASGAPADEQLQKRLVELAEQFQAKMNDDFNTADAVTAWFQLVTEANAYLQREKANADDLRLFAQLFGEFDDILGLLPPEKADELLDEEIEKLIAERTEARKSRNFARADEIRDLLAAEGILLEDTPQGIRWKRK from the coding sequence GTGAGCCTGACGATCTATAACAGCTTAACCCGGGAAAAGGAAAAGTTCGAGCCGCTTCATCCCGGACAAGTCAACATGTATGTATGCGGGCCGACCGTCTACGACTATATTCACCTCGGCAACGCGCGTCCGGTCATTTTTTTCGACGTCGTGCGCCGATTTTTGGAGTCGATCGGGTATAACGTAAACTATATCGTCAACTTTACCGACGTTGACGATAAAATGATCCGCAAGGCGCAAGAGCTCGGCGTCTCGGTTCCCGAGCTCGCGGAGCGGTTCATCGCCGGCTACCACGAAGACCGGGAAGCGCTCGGCGTCCGTCCGGCGACGCTGAACCCGCGGGTAACGGACAACATGGAGGAAATCGTCGCGTTTATCGGAGAGCTCGTGGAGAAAGGCTATGCCTATGAAAGCGGCGGAGACGTCTATTACCGGACGTCGAAATTCCCGGATTACGGGAAGCTTTCGCACAAGCGCCTCGAAGATCTGCAGTACGGCATTCGCGTCGAGGTGGACGCCCGCAAGGAAAATCCGCAGGATTTCGTCCTGTGGAAGGGAGCGAAGCCCGGCGAAATCAAATGGCCGAGTCCCTGGGGCGAAGGTCGGCCGGGCTGGCACATCGAATGCTCCGCGATGGCGCGCAAATTCGCCGGCGACACGCTGGACATTCACGGCGGCGGCCACGATCTGCAGTTTCCGCACCACGAATGCGAAATCGCGCAATCCGAAGCGCTGACCGAACGGCCGCTCGCCCGCTACTGGATGCACAACGGGTTCGTCAACATCAACAACGAGAAAATGTCGAAATCGCTCGGCAACGGCATCAACGCGCGCGAAATGGTCAAACGGACGACGCCGCAGGCCGTTCGCTACGTCGTGCTTACGACACATTACCGCAGCCCGCTCAACTTCAGCGAGGAAACGATCCGCCAGGCGGAAAACAGCGTCGGCCGGCTCGCGACTTCCCGCGACAACGTCAAAATCCGGCTTTCCGGAGAAGAAAAAAGCGCAAGCGGCGCGCCCGCCGACGAACAGCTGCAAAAGCGGCTCGTGGAGCTGGCCGAGCAATTCCAGGCGAAAATGAACGACGACTTCAACACGGCCGACGCGGTGACGGCATGGTTCCAGCTCGTTACGGAGGCGAACGCCTACCTGCAGCGGGAGAAGGCGAACGCCGACGACTTGCGGCTGTTCGCGCAGCTGTTCGGCGAGTTTGACGACATCCTCGGCCTGCTGCCTCCCGAAAAGGCCGACGAGCTGCTGGACGAGGAGATCGAAAAGCTGATCGCCGAGCGCACGGAAGCGCGCAAATCGCGCAACTTCGCGCGCGCCGACGAAATTCGCGACCTGCTGGCCGCGGAAGGCATTCTGCTCGAAGACACGCCGCAAGGCATCCGCTGGAAGCGCAAATGA
- the rplA gene encoding 50S ribosomal protein L1, which yields MAKVGKKYAEAAKLIDRDATYEALEAIELVKKAASAKFDESVEVAVRLGVDPRKQDQNVRGVVVLPHGTGKTKRVLVFAKGDKLKEAEAAGADYVGDQDLINKIQQGWFEFDVCVATPDMMSEVGKLGRILGGKGLMPNPKAGTVTNDVTKAVQEIKAGKIEYRLDKAGQIHAPIGKVSFDAEKLNENLKALIDALNRAKPAAAKGVYLKNISISSTMGPGARVNVAAYR from the coding sequence ATGGCTAAAGTAGGCAAGAAGTATGCAGAAGCCGCCAAGCTGATCGATCGCGACGCCACTTACGAGGCGCTCGAAGCGATCGAACTCGTGAAAAAAGCGGCATCGGCCAAATTCGACGAATCCGTCGAAGTAGCCGTGCGTCTCGGCGTAGACCCGAGAAAGCAAGACCAAAACGTCCGCGGCGTCGTTGTCCTGCCTCACGGCACGGGCAAAACGAAACGCGTTCTCGTATTCGCCAAAGGCGACAAGCTGAAGGAAGCGGAAGCTGCCGGCGCCGATTATGTCGGCGATCAAGACCTCATCAACAAAATCCAGCAGGGTTGGTTCGAGTTCGACGTCTGCGTCGCGACTCCGGACATGATGAGCGAAGTCGGCAAGCTCGGCCGTATTCTCGGGGGCAAAGGCCTCATGCCGAACCCGAAAGCCGGCACGGTTACGAACGACGTAACGAAAGCCGTGCAAGAGATCAAGGCCGGTAAAATCGAATACCGTCTGGACAAAGCCGGACAAATTCACGCTCCGATCGGCAAGGTATCGTTCGACGCCGAAAAGCTGAACGAAAACCTGAAAGCCCTGATCGACGCGCTGAACCGCGCGAAGCCGGCGGCTGCCAAAGGCGTGTACCTGAAGAACATCTCGATTTCTTCGACGATGGGACCGGGCGCGCGCGTGAACGTTGCGGCTTACCGTTAA
- the rplJ gene encoding 50S ribosomal protein L10: MANAKIIEAKAQEVEAIATKLRESASTVVVDYRGLNVAQVTELRKQLREAGVEFQVLKNSLVSRAAASAELSELDAVLTGPTAVAFSKDDLVAAARILNGFAKKNDALQLKGGVVEGRYIDAAQVKALADLPSREGLLSMLLSVLQAPIRNFALAVKAVAEKNEASA, translated from the coding sequence ATGGCAAATGCAAAAATCATCGAAGCGAAAGCCCAGGAAGTGGAAGCGATCGCGACGAAGCTGCGCGAAAGCGCGAGCACGGTCGTCGTCGATTACCGCGGCCTGAACGTGGCTCAAGTAACCGAGCTGCGCAAACAGCTGCGCGAAGCCGGCGTCGAGTTCCAAGTTTTGAAAAACTCCCTCGTCAGCCGTGCCGCGGCCAGCGCCGAGCTGTCCGAACTGGACGCCGTCCTGACGGGCCCTACGGCCGTCGCGTTCAGCAAAGACGACCTCGTTGCCGCAGCTCGCATTTTGAACGGTTTCGCGAAGAAAAACGATGCGCTGCAACTGAAGGGCGGCGTCGTGGAAGGCCGTTACATCGACGCGGCGCAAGTGAAGGCGCTGGCCGACCTGCCGTCCCGCGAAGGCTTGCTGTCCATGCTGCTCAGCGTCCTGCAAGCTCCGATCCGCAACTTCGCGCTGGCGGTCAAAGCCGTCGCCGAGAAGAACGAAGCGAGCGCCTAA
- the gltX gene encoding glutamate--tRNA ligase — MTDKVRVRYAPSPTGHLHIGNARTAIFNYLFARHHGGDFIIRIEDTDVKRNVAGGEENQLTYLKWLGVDWDESVDRGGAYGPYRQTERLDIYLELWRELVDRGLAYYCYCTEEELEREREEQAARGETPKYSGKCRHLTAEDRARLEAEGRVPSVRFAVPQGKSYTFDDMVKGEITFRSEDFGDFVIVKKDGIPTYNFAVAADDHRMAITHVLRGEDHITNTPRQLMIYEAFGWTPPVFGHMTLIVNEHRKKLSKRDESIVQFIEQYDSLGYMPEALLNFIALLGWSPEGEEEIFGRERLIEIFDANRLSKSPAVFDTVKLNWLSQHYLKAASLERVVELCVPHLKKAGRLPESPGSAELAWATALVELFRDHLRYGAEIVPLSDLFFLDRPEPDDEGAAVLAEETVPGVLRAFSARVAELGEEGFTVDGIKAAIKAVQKETGVKGKGLFMPIRVALTGQTHGPDLNGSIWLLGREKVLKRLEEALK, encoded by the coding sequence ATGACCGACAAAGTACGCGTCCGCTATGCGCCCAGTCCGACCGGGCATCTGCATATCGGCAACGCGCGAACCGCCATTTTCAATTACTTATTCGCCCGGCACCACGGCGGCGATTTCATCATCCGCATCGAAGATACCGACGTCAAGCGCAACGTGGCGGGCGGCGAGGAAAACCAGCTGACGTATTTGAAATGGCTGGGCGTCGACTGGGACGAAAGCGTCGACCGCGGGGGCGCATACGGCCCGTATCGGCAAACCGAACGGCTCGACATTTACCTCGAGCTGTGGCGGGAGCTGGTCGACCGCGGACTGGCTTACTATTGCTACTGTACCGAAGAAGAGCTGGAGCGGGAGCGGGAAGAGCAGGCGGCCCGCGGCGAGACGCCGAAATATTCGGGCAAATGCCGCCATTTGACGGCGGAGGACCGGGCTCGCCTGGAAGCGGAGGGCCGCGTGCCGAGCGTCCGTTTCGCGGTGCCGCAAGGGAAGTCGTACACGTTCGACGATATGGTCAAAGGGGAAATCACGTTTCGTTCCGAGGATTTCGGGGATTTCGTCATCGTCAAGAAGGACGGCATTCCGACGTACAACTTCGCGGTCGCGGCCGACGACCATCGGATGGCGATCACCCACGTGCTGCGCGGAGAGGACCACATTACGAACACCCCTCGCCAACTGATGATCTACGAAGCGTTCGGCTGGACGCCGCCCGTGTTCGGCCATATGACGCTCATCGTCAACGAGCACCGCAAAAAGCTCTCGAAACGCGACGAATCGATCGTGCAGTTTATCGAGCAATACGACAGCCTCGGCTATATGCCGGAAGCGCTGCTGAACTTCATCGCGCTGCTCGGCTGGTCGCCGGAGGGCGAAGAAGAAATTTTCGGCCGCGAACGCTTGATTGAAATTTTCGACGCGAACCGGCTGTCCAAAAGTCCGGCCGTCTTCGACACCGTCAAGCTGAACTGGCTGAGCCAGCATTACTTGAAGGCTGCTTCTTTGGAACGGGTCGTCGAGCTGTGCGTGCCCCATCTGAAAAAAGCCGGCCGGCTGCCGGAGTCGCCCGGAAGCGCCGAGCTCGCGTGGGCGACGGCGCTGGTCGAGCTGTTTCGCGATCATTTGCGGTACGGGGCGGAAATCGTGCCGCTTTCGGATTTGTTTTTCCTCGATCGGCCGGAGCCGGACGACGAAGGGGCGGCCGTGCTGGCGGAGGAGACCGTGCCCGGCGTGCTTCGGGCGTTTTCGGCCCGGGTTGCCGAGCTCGGCGAAGAAGGGTTTACGGTCGACGGCATCAAGGCGGCGATCAAGGCGGTGCAGAAGGAGACCGGCGTCAAGGGCAAAGGACTGTTCATGCCGATTCGCGTCGCGCTGACCGGCCAGACGCACGGCCCCGACCTGAACGGCAGCATCTGGCTGCTCGGCCGCGAAAAAGTGCTGAAGCGGCTGGAAGAAGCGTTGAAGTAA
- a CDS encoding Mini-ribonuclease 3: MTEGTNREAAVVAPELPRDVPVGQLSPIALAYIGDAVFELYVRQRLVAAVTRKPHELHRAATRHVSAAAQARLLRRWQPLLTEDEADVVRRGRNAKSGQPPRNADPDDYRHATALECLVGYLYYKGCRERLEQLIDLAFEDEPTTSVQERMKT, encoded by the coding sequence ATGACGGAGGGGACGAATCGCGAAGCCGCCGTCGTCGCCCCCGAGCTTCCGCGCGACGTGCCGGTCGGCCAGCTGTCGCCGATCGCGCTCGCCTATATCGGCGACGCGGTATTCGAGCTGTACGTCCGCCAGCGCCTGGTGGCCGCCGTCACGCGCAAGCCGCACGAGCTGCACCGGGCGGCGACCCGCCATGTGTCGGCGGCCGCGCAGGCAAGGCTGCTTCGCCGCTGGCAGCCGCTGCTGACCGAGGACGAGGCGGACGTCGTGCGGAGGGGGAGGAACGCGAAGTCCGGGCAGCCCCCGCGCAATGCCGATCCCGACGATTACCGGCACGCCACCGCGCTGGAGTGCCTGGTCGGCTATTTGTACTACAAAGGCTGCCGCGAGCGGCTGGAGCAGTTGATCGATCTGGCGTTCGAAGACGAACCGACGACGAGCGTGCAGGAAAGGATGAAAACTTGA
- the sigH gene encoding RNA polymerase sporulation sigma factor SigH: MSLDVNELATHEYDFKADEDIVEAVHEGNSEALEYLIHKYRNFVRAKARSYFLIGAEREDIVQEGMIGLYKSIRDFRGDKLASFKAFAELCVTRQIITAIKTATRQKHIPLNSYVSLDKPIYDEDSDRTLLDVICGSRVCDPEELIINQEEFFGLEDKMSEILSDLERKVLMLYLDGRSYQEIAVDLDRHVKSIDNALQRVKRKLERYLEVRDFGN; the protein is encoded by the coding sequence GTGAGCTTAGACGTAAACGAGCTGGCAACACACGAATATGACTTCAAGGCCGACGAGGACATCGTAGAAGCCGTTCATGAAGGAAATTCCGAAGCGCTCGAGTACTTGATCCATAAATACCGCAATTTTGTCCGCGCGAAGGCTCGCTCCTACTTTTTGATCGGCGCGGAACGGGAGGACATCGTACAGGAGGGCATGATCGGCCTGTACAAGTCGATCCGGGATTTCAGAGGCGACAAGCTGGCGTCCTTCAAGGCGTTTGCCGAATTGTGCGTCACCCGCCAGATCATTACGGCGATCAAGACGGCGACCCGTCAGAAGCATATTCCGCTCAATTCCTACGTTTCCCTGGACAAACCGATCTACGACGAGGATTCCGACCGGACGCTGCTCGACGTCATCTGCGGCTCGAGAGTGTGCGATCCCGAGGAGCTCATCATCAACCAGGAAGAGTTTTTCGGGCTTGAGGACAAGATGTCCGAAATTTTAAGCGACCTGGAGCGCAAGGTGCTCATGCTTTATCTGGACGGCCGGTCCTACCAGGAAATCGCCGTCGATCTCGACCGGCACGTCAAGTCGATCGACAACGCGCTGCAGCGGGTGAAGCGCAAGCTGGAGCGATATCTCGAAGTGAGGGATTTCGGGAACTGA
- the rpmG gene encoding 50S ribosomal protein L33 — protein MRVVVTMACTNCKQRNYTTSKNKRTHSERIELKKYCKFCNEHHVHRETR, from the coding sequence ATGCGGGTAGTGGTTACGATGGCTTGCACGAACTGCAAGCAACGCAATTATACGACCAGCAAGAACAAGCGGACGCATTCCGAACGCATCGAGCTGAAAAAGTACTGCAAGTTTTGCAATGAACATCACGTTCATCGCGAAACGCGGTAA
- the rplK gene encoding 50S ribosomal protein L11, with amino-acid sequence MAKKVIKLVKLQVPAGKANPAPPIGPALGQAGVNIMAFCKEFNARTADQAGLIIPVVITVFEDRSFTFETKTPPAAVLLRVAAGIEKGSGEPNKKKVATVKRAKVREIAEQKMQDLNAASVEAAMRMVEGTARSMGVTIED; translated from the coding sequence ATGGCGAAAAAAGTCATTAAACTGGTCAAGCTGCAAGTGCCGGCAGGGAAAGCGAACCCGGCGCCGCCGATCGGTCCGGCATTGGGTCAAGCCGGCGTGAACATCATGGCGTTCTGCAAAGAGTTCAACGCTCGTACGGCAGATCAAGCCGGTCTGATCATCCCGGTTGTCATTACCGTGTTCGAGGACCGTTCCTTCACGTTCGAAACGAAGACGCCTCCGGCCGCCGTATTGCTGCGCGTAGCCGCAGGGATCGAAAAAGGCTCCGGCGAACCGAACAAAAAGAAAGTCGCAACCGTCAAACGGGCCAAAGTACGCGAGATCGCCGAGCAAAAAATGCAGGATCTGAACGCGGCTTCCGTCGAAGCGGCCATGCGTATGGTCGAAGGTACCGCCCGCAGCATGGGCGTTACGATCGAAGACTGA
- a CDS encoding ISLre2-like element ISTco1 family transposase, producing the protein MSHFTTTMPTMKEIEQWIFRKMQEEFARAMKQVLEALDQQILEQRDRERYRVKDERETSVNTVFGNVRFKRRLYCDRRSGKHVYLLDQLLQFEGRGKVSPHLEETAIAFASQGPSYRDSAKRLEQLLGYNVLSHQAIREKLMERAQQPMPAVKRRAARVLFVEVDGLYTKLQRSKKRGMENAIAVVHEGWEKNGKRVQLKNKQHYLHTSGGDFWEGFGDFLVERYEIDENTWLVVNGDGAAWIGECTSYFHQCLYMLDRFHVARDLKRFVGHLPQVWETVRRSLAKQDAAALMAVLEGVSEQEIAEENRKDWKPYKRFLKRHEKHLDDYRKTLQAKGIDTSGMRPMGSAESQMRIFAKRTKRGGYSWSERGVRAMLRTMMRIQEAGTVVRTVEGQASKQATPQQSINMRQLLKNVTQPVKGCIAGMIRMLQGPKQSSTTGMALKALRG; encoded by the coding sequence GTGAGCCACTTTACCACAACAATGCCGACGATGAAAGAGATTGAGCAATGGATTTTCCGGAAAATGCAGGAGGAATTCGCTCGTGCGATGAAGCAGGTACTGGAGGCGCTGGATCAGCAGATCCTGGAGCAACGGGACCGAGAGCGTTATCGAGTAAAGGACGAGCGTGAAACAAGCGTCAACACAGTGTTCGGGAATGTGCGCTTTAAGCGGAGATTGTACTGTGACCGTAGAAGCGGCAAACACGTGTATCTGCTGGATCAGCTGTTGCAATTCGAAGGGCGCGGGAAAGTCAGTCCGCATTTGGAAGAGACAGCAATCGCATTCGCAAGCCAAGGACCGTCGTACCGGGACAGCGCAAAGAGGCTGGAGCAGCTTTTGGGCTACAATGTGCTGAGCCACCAAGCGATCAGGGAAAAACTGATGGAGCGTGCGCAACAGCCGATGCCAGCGGTGAAACGGCGCGCTGCCCGCGTGCTGTTCGTGGAAGTGGATGGGCTGTACACGAAGCTGCAGCGGAGCAAAAAGCGCGGGATGGAGAACGCAATTGCAGTCGTACACGAAGGCTGGGAGAAGAACGGCAAGCGGGTACAGCTGAAGAACAAACAGCATTACCTGCATACGAGCGGCGGCGACTTCTGGGAAGGGTTCGGGGACTTTCTGGTGGAGCGTTACGAAATCGACGAGAACACGTGGCTTGTGGTGAACGGAGACGGCGCGGCGTGGATCGGGGAATGTACATCCTACTTTCACCAATGTCTGTACATGCTGGACCGCTTTCATGTGGCGCGTGATTTGAAACGCTTTGTTGGTCATTTGCCGCAGGTGTGGGAGACCGTGAGACGGTCTTTGGCCAAACAGGATGCAGCCGCGCTTATGGCGGTCCTGGAAGGCGTGTCGGAGCAAGAGATAGCGGAAGAGAACCGGAAGGATTGGAAGCCGTATAAAAGATTTCTAAAGCGGCATGAGAAGCATTTGGACGACTACCGAAAAACACTCCAGGCGAAGGGGATCGACACAAGCGGTATGCGCCCGATGGGAAGCGCGGAATCGCAGATGCGTATATTCGCCAAGCGGACGAAGCGTGGCGGGTACAGTTGGAGTGAGCGAGGCGTCAGGGCGATGCTGAGGACGATGATGAGGATTCAAGAAGCGGGCACGGTGGTAAGAACGGTTGAAGGACAAGCGAGTAAGCAGGCAACGCCGCAGCAGTCGATAAACATGCGGCAATTGCTCAAGAACGTGACGCAACCGGTCAAGGGTTGTATCGCTGGAATGATTCGCATGCTGCAAGGACCGAAGCAAAGCAGCACAACGGGTATGGCACTCAAAGCACTTCGCGGATAA
- the secE gene encoding preprotein translocase subunit SecE: MTFLAKMKQSFGSFFAFFGDAWGELKKVRWPKRKELVSYTIVVMVTVVLVTLYFWVLDIIISQLVDLVI, encoded by the coding sequence GTGACTTTCCTGGCCAAAATGAAACAGAGCTTCGGGTCCTTTTTTGCGTTTTTCGGCGATGCCTGGGGTGAACTGAAAAAAGTCCGCTGGCCCAAACGTAAGGAACTCGTCAGCTACACGATCGTCGTTATGGTGACCGTGGTTCTGGTGACTCTCTACTTCTGGGTATTGGATATTATCATTTCGCAGCTCGTCGATCTCGTCATTTGA
- the nusG gene encoding transcription termination/antitermination protein NusG, with product MEKRWYVVHTYSGYENKVKTNLERRVESMGMQDKIFRVLVPMEEEIVNKDGKKKTVMRKVYPGYVLVEMIQTDDSWYVVRNTPGVTGFVGSTGSGSKPTPLLPEEAEQILQHMGMEEPKPVIDFELKENVRVKVGPFANFVGSVEEILHDKSKLKVHVNMFGRETPLELDYTQVEKI from the coding sequence ATGGAGAAAAGATGGTATGTTGTCCATACGTACTCCGGGTATGAGAACAAGGTGAAAACCAACCTGGAGAGACGCGTGGAGTCGATGGGCATGCAGGACAAAATTTTCCGCGTGCTCGTGCCGATGGAAGAAGAGATCGTCAACAAGGACGGCAAGAAGAAGACGGTGATGCGCAAGGTGTATCCCGGCTACGTCCTCGTTGAAATGATTCAAACCGACGACTCTTGGTACGTGGTCCGCAACACGCCCGGCGTTACCGGGTTTGTCGGATCTACCGGTTCGGGATCGAAGCCGACGCCCCTCCTGCCCGAGGAAGCGGAGCAAATTTTGCAGCACATGGGCATGGAAGAGCCGAAGCCGGTCATCGATTTCGAATTGAAAGAGAACGTACGGGTCAAGGTCGGGCCTTTCGCGAATTTTGTCGGCTCGGTGGAAGAAATTCTCCACGACAAGAGCAAGCTGAAAGTGCACGTCAACATGTTTGGCCGGGAAACCCCGCTTGAGCTGGATTATACTCAGGTGGAGAAGATATAA
- the ispF gene encoding 2-C-methyl-D-erythritol 2,4-cyclodiphosphate synthase produces the protein MIRVGQGFDVHQLTEGRPCIIGGVSIPFEKGLLGHSDADVLLHAISDAVLGALALGDIGKHFPDTDPAYKDADSVKLLERVWELARERGYKLGNADATIIAQAPKMAPHIPAMVGVIARALECDVSQVNVKATTSERLGFTGRGEGIAAQAIVCLVRDAT, from the coding sequence ATGATCAGAGTGGGGCAAGGCTTTGACGTGCACCAATTGACGGAAGGACGGCCGTGCATCATCGGCGGCGTCTCCATTCCGTTCGAGAAAGGGCTGCTCGGACATTCCGACGCGGACGTGCTGCTGCACGCGATAAGCGACGCCGTGCTCGGGGCGCTGGCGCTCGGGGATATCGGCAAGCATTTTCCGGATACGGATCCGGCGTACAAGGACGCGGACAGCGTCAAGCTGCTCGAGCGCGTGTGGGAGCTCGCCCGCGAGCGGGGGTATAAGCTCGGCAACGCGGACGCTACCATCATCGCGCAGGCGCCGAAGATGGCGCCGCATATTCCGGCGATGGTCGGGGTGATCGCCCGCGCGCTGGAATGCGACGTCTCGCAGGTGAACGTCAAGGCGACGACGTCGGAGCGGCTCGGCTTCACCGGCCGGGGCGAAGGCATCGCGGCGCAGGCGATCGTCTGCCTCGTGCGCGACGCGACGTGA
- a CDS encoding NYN domain-containing protein codes for MLNREDVLIVDGYNMIGAWPELEKLKLERLEDARDRLLDLLAEYQSYSGVKITVVFDAFRVPGAGAAFRQHRLQVLFTREKETADECIERLVGDMKSVRRNVYVATSDQVEQTVAFGRGAFRVTARELRLAIEEGRREIESAIRREPPPKRNPLAGVLRPDVQLRLERLRRGGTFSEEDGEE; via the coding sequence ATGCTCAATCGTGAAGACGTTCTGATCGTCGACGGCTACAATATGATCGGGGCCTGGCCGGAGCTGGAGAAGCTGAAGCTGGAGCGGCTGGAAGACGCGCGCGATCGCCTGCTCGATTTGCTGGCGGAATATCAAAGCTATTCCGGGGTCAAGATTACGGTCGTCTTCGACGCGTTCCGGGTTCCCGGAGCCGGCGCCGCCTTTCGCCAGCACCGGCTGCAGGTCTTGTTCACCCGGGAGAAGGAAACGGCGGACGAATGCATCGAACGGCTCGTCGGAGACATGAAGTCGGTGCGGCGCAACGTGTACGTCGCCACCTCGGACCAGGTGGAGCAGACCGTCGCCTTCGGCCGCGGGGCGTTCCGCGTGACCGCCCGGGAGCTTCGGCTCGCCATCGAAGAAGGGCGCAGGGAGATCGAGTCCGCCATCCGCCGCGAGCCTCCGCCGAAGCGGAACCCGCTCGCGGGCGTGCTCCGTCCGGACGTTCAGCTTCGCCTCGAGCGGTTGCGGCGGGGGGGAACGTTTTCGGAGGAGGACGGCGAGGAATAG
- the rlmB gene encoding 23S rRNA (guanosine(2251)-2'-O)-methyltransferase RlmB — MADREDEASGEYLAGKHPVLEALKAGRSLNKIWLSNQAQRHAVQPIIDEAKARGVVVQFADKRKLDGLAPDMAHQGVVAQAAAMSYADVEDMLALAAERGESPLLVLLDEVEDPHNLGSILRTADCTGAHGVIVPKRRSASLTAVVAKTSAGAVEHVPVARVANLAQTIDRLKEAGVWIAGTDVSAAQEVYRANLKGPLAIVIGNEGKGISRLVREKCDFLISLPMFGKINSLNASVAAGVILYEAVRQRHSGPQASEGGHAQS, encoded by the coding sequence TTGGCGGACCGGGAGGACGAGGCGTCCGGGGAATATCTGGCCGGCAAGCATCCCGTGCTCGAAGCGCTGAAGGCCGGACGGTCCCTCAACAAAATATGGCTGTCCAACCAGGCCCAGCGGCATGCGGTGCAGCCGATTATCGACGAGGCCAAGGCCAGGGGCGTCGTCGTGCAGTTCGCGGACAAGCGCAAGCTGGACGGCCTGGCGCCCGACATGGCGCACCAGGGGGTAGTCGCGCAGGCGGCCGCCATGTCCTACGCCGACGTGGAGGACATGCTCGCCCTGGCGGCGGAACGGGGCGAATCGCCGCTGCTCGTGCTGCTGGACGAGGTGGAGGACCCTCACAACCTCGGCTCGATCCTGCGCACGGCGGACTGCACGGGGGCGCACGGCGTCATCGTGCCGAAGCGGCGCAGCGCCAGCCTGACGGCCGTCGTGGCGAAAACGTCGGCCGGGGCGGTCGAGCACGTTCCGGTGGCGAGGGTGGCCAATCTGGCGCAGACGATCGACCGGCTGAAGGAAGCCGGCGTGTGGATCGCCGGAACGGACGTCTCGGCCGCCCAGGAGGTGTACCGGGCGAATCTGAAAGGCCCGCTCGCCATCGTCATCGGCAACGAAGGCAAGGGAATATCCCGCCTCGTGCGGGAAAAGTGCGATTTCCTGATCTCCTTGCCGATGTTCGGAAAGATCAATTCGCTCAACGCGTCCGTCGCCGCCGGCGTCATTTTGTACGAAGCGGTGCGTCAGCGCCATTCCGGCCCTCAAGCTTCGGAGGGCGGGCATGCTCAATCGTGA